From the genome of Verrucomicrobiia bacterium, one region includes:
- a CDS encoding bifunctional 5,10-methylenetetrahydrofolate dehydrogenase/5,10-methenyltetrahydrofolate cyclohydrolase — MTAPNLIDGRQIAAQIQGELRTRIATLKGRGVQPGLAFVRVGEDPASKVYVGRKEKTCAELGIASETHVLPEQTSEADLLVLLAQLNANPRLHGILVQAPLPKHIRAEVVYATVLPTKDVDGFHPVNVGKLMLGDPTGFQPCTPAGVRELLVRSEVKIAGAEAVILGRGNIVGKPMAAMLCQKGRQANATVTICHSATRDIQSHCRRADIIVAAMGVPEFLKADMVRPGVVVLDVGVNRVPDPGGKTGTKLVGDVAFAEVQPLAAKITPNPGGVGPMTIAMLMRNTVHAAESAAQ; from the coding sequence ATGACGGCGCCGAATCTTATTGATGGTCGCCAGATTGCGGCGCAAATCCAGGGCGAACTGCGAACGCGCATTGCCACGCTCAAGGGACGTGGCGTTCAACCCGGACTGGCCTTCGTTCGCGTCGGCGAGGATCCCGCCTCCAAGGTCTATGTTGGCCGCAAGGAAAAAACGTGCGCGGAACTCGGGATTGCTTCAGAGACGCACGTACTTCCAGAGCAAACTTCCGAAGCGGATCTGCTCGTGTTATTGGCACAACTAAACGCCAACCCGCGTCTGCACGGTATTCTAGTACAGGCGCCGCTTCCCAAGCATATTCGCGCGGAAGTCGTGTATGCCACCGTCCTGCCGACGAAGGATGTGGATGGATTTCACCCGGTAAACGTCGGTAAGTTGATGCTTGGCGACCCGACGGGTTTTCAACCCTGCACGCCGGCCGGAGTGCGGGAATTGTTGGTGCGGTCTGAAGTGAAAATCGCGGGCGCGGAAGCGGTCATTCTGGGACGCGGTAACATCGTCGGCAAACCGATGGCCGCCATGCTTTGCCAGAAGGGGCGTCAGGCCAATGCAACGGTGACGATCTGCCATTCCGCAACGCGCGACATTCAATCGCATTGTCGGCGCGCGGATATTATCGTAGCGGCGATGGGCGTTCCGGAATTTTTGAAGGCGGACATGGTCCGACCGGGGGTGGTGGTGCTGGATGTGGGGGTGAACCGCGTTCCCGATCCGGGCGGCAAAACCGGAACCAAACTTGTCGGGGATGTGGCTTTTGCGGAAGTGCAGCCGCTGGCGGCGAAAATTACGCCCAACCCCGGCGGCGTCGGCCCGATGACGATTGCCATGCTCATGCGAAACACCGTTCACGCTGCGGAATCCGCCGCCCAATAA
- a CDS encoding SH3 domain-containing protein, which translates to MKKNGWMILSVALLAGTLLVAHADGQLDQPAAAKPAKSTAAKPVASPAATAEKPIILSPGNATITGNNVNVRGKAGFKGEIITQLHDGDVVAVIEEVILTKPKAGEPAQWAKIAYPQKAHVWVHSSYLNADQTVKPHKLNVRTGAGENYSIVGTLTQGTTVKAVATKGNWTEIEAPADAFAFVAASYVMQQAGSEVTAPPVVALQHPEPEIAPETAVVPDDGPLVTPATDVTTGSTMTEPAPIIHEDVNSAAPPPVVEEVWVPRTVSHEGIVKPTVSIQAPTKYGLHSAENNKLINYLYSPTAQLELSRYLGKQIIVTGQESLDERWANTPVLTIQKIYVVK; encoded by the coding sequence ATGAAAAAGAACGGATGGATGATTTTGAGTGTGGCGCTGCTCGCCGGAACACTGCTGGTCGCCCACGCGGACGGACAATTGGATCAACCCGCCGCTGCAAAACCGGCCAAGAGCACGGCGGCCAAGCCGGTCGCATCTCCAGCGGCGACTGCCGAAAAGCCGATTATTCTGTCTCCCGGCAACGCGACGATTACCGGTAATAACGTGAATGTGCGCGGCAAAGCCGGTTTTAAGGGGGAGATCATCACACAGTTGCACGATGGCGATGTCGTTGCGGTGATTGAAGAGGTAATTTTGACCAAACCCAAAGCGGGCGAACCGGCTCAGTGGGCGAAGATCGCTTATCCACAGAAAGCGCACGTGTGGGTTCACAGTTCTTATTTGAATGCGGACCAGACGGTCAAACCCCATAAATTGAATGTGCGCACAGGAGCAGGCGAAAACTACAGCATCGTGGGCACGTTGACTCAGGGCACAACGGTTAAAGCTGTTGCTACCAAGGGGAATTGGACGGAAATCGAGGCGCCGGCGGATGCGTTTGCGTTTGTCGCTGCCAGCTACGTTATGCAGCAAGCCGGGTCGGAAGTGACTGCGCCCCCCGTGGTGGCTTTGCAGCATCCTGAACCGGAAATCGCTCCGGAAACAGCCGTCGTTCCGGACGATGGCCCGTTGGTTACACCCGCCACGGACGTGACCACGGGGAGCACGATGACCGAACCCGCGCCGATTATTCATGAAGACGTGAACAGCGCGGCGCCACCGCCAGTGGTTGAAGAAGTCTGGGTGCCGCGGACGGTGTCGCATGAAGGCATCGTCAAGCCCACAGTCAGCATTCAGGCGCCGACCAAGTATGGTTTGCACAGCGCCGAGAATAACAAGCTGATCAATTATCTTTACAGTCCCACGGCGCAACTCGAGTTGAGTCGTTACTTGGGCAAGCAGATCATCGTGACCGGCCAGGAAAGTCTTGATGAGCGCTGGGCCAACACTCCGGTTCTAACGATTCAGAAAATTTACGTCGTCAAATAA
- a CDS encoding rRNA pseudouridine synthase, translated as MVRLQKFLAEAGIASRRAAEQLMLEGRVAVNGEVVRLLGSKVDPARDRVTVEGKSVRASKKLYVALHKPKGCVCSKQDEHGRPTVYDLLPQEWRSINSVGRLDYASEGLLFLTNDGDFALRLTHPRYGVRKRYVVTVDGKVDATQIEPFTRGVFHRGDKLKAQQARLLSATKSESAIELELAEGKNREVRRLCETQGLRVRRLVRTQIGKIKLAELRVGKWRTLTPPEIKTLLA; from the coding sequence GTGGTTCGCCTGCAAAAATTTTTGGCGGAAGCAGGCATTGCTTCCCGGCGCGCGGCCGAACAGTTGATGCTGGAGGGCCGGGTGGCGGTGAATGGCGAGGTTGTGCGTTTGCTCGGCTCCAAAGTTGATCCGGCGCGGGATCGCGTCACCGTGGAGGGGAAGTCGGTTCGCGCCTCCAAAAAACTGTACGTGGCGCTACACAAACCGAAGGGCTGCGTCTGTTCCAAACAGGACGAGCACGGTCGGCCCACAGTCTATGATTTATTGCCGCAAGAGTGGCGCTCAATCAATTCGGTTGGGCGGCTGGATTATGCCAGTGAAGGATTGCTTTTCCTGACCAATGATGGAGACTTTGCCTTGCGCTTGACGCATCCGCGGTACGGAGTGCGCAAGCGTTATGTGGTTACAGTGGATGGCAAGGTTGACGCGACGCAAATCGAACCATTCACGCGGGGCGTGTTTCATCGAGGGGATAAATTGAAAGCGCAGCAAGCGCGCCTGCTCTCGGCAACAAAGTCGGAAAGCGCCATTGAGTTGGAGCTTGCCGAGGGTAAGAATCGGGAAGTGCGGCGGTTGTGCGAAACACAGGGTTTGCGAGTGCGGCGGCTGGTTCGCACGCAGATTGGAAAAATCAAACTAGCGGAATTAAGAGTCGGCAAATGGCGGACATTGACACCGCCCGAGATTAAAACTTTACTTGCCTAA
- a CDS encoding small basic protein yields the protein MSQHPSLRAASTLGGKRSVLKRFERIEVLKKRGQWKDGDRITGLRKTKPDA from the coding sequence ATGTCACAGCATCCCAGCCTCCGCGCCGCGTCCACTTTGGGCGGTAAACGCAGTGTTTTGAAACGGTTTGAGCGCATTGAAGTGCTCAAGAAACGCGGTCAATGGAAAGACGGCGACCGGATTACCGGCCTGCGCAAGACCAAGCCGGACGCCTGA
- a CDS encoding Lrp/AsnC family transcriptional regulator, whose product MDELLKLLQRNALESHESLAKQLDQSTAEIARRIAAYEQAGVIRGYQAVLNEDQLDLDTLTAVIEVKITPQREGGFNRIAERISKFPEVRSAYLMSGAYDLLLFVEGHNLREIGSFVSEKLSPLEGVLSTSTHFMLKTYKRLGVLMQVENSDERLSVTP is encoded by the coding sequence ATGGACGAATTGCTGAAATTATTGCAGCGCAACGCGCTCGAAAGTCACGAAAGCCTAGCCAAACAACTTGATCAATCCACGGCCGAGATTGCGCGCCGCATCGCAGCCTACGAGCAGGCCGGGGTCATCCGCGGTTATCAGGCGGTGCTGAACGAGGACCAACTGGACCTGGATACGCTCACCGCCGTCATCGAAGTCAAGATCACCCCGCAACGCGAAGGTGGCTTCAACCGCATCGCCGAGCGCATCAGTAAATTTCCCGAGGTGCGTTCAGCCTATCTGATGAGTGGCGCGTACGATTTGTTGCTCTTTGTGGAAGGCCATAACCTGCGGGAGATCGGCTCGTTCGTGAGCGAAAAACTGTCTCCGCTCGAAGGGGTGTTGTCCACGTCCACCCATTTTATGTTGAAAACCTACAAGCGTCTGGGCGTGCTGATGCAAGTGGAGAATTCTGATGAACGGCTCTCAGTCACTCCTTAA
- a CDS encoding aminotransferase class I/II-fold pyridoxal phosphate-dependent enzyme → MNGSQSLLNRINPVVRDIPRSGIRDFFDIVSTMKDVISLGIGEPDFDTPWSVREATIFAVERGATHYSSNLGYLELRQALARYVAKHFGAEYNPDNEVLVTVGVSEALDLALRALLRPGDEVLYHEPCYVSYRATILFAGGNPVAVATRAENGFRLTRAMLEAKCTPKTKVLMLNFPNNPTGAIMSREDLEDLAQFAIEKDLIVITDEIYAEMTYDTPHTSLVAIPGLRDRTIFLHGFSKAWAMTGYRLGYACGPAELIEAMMKIHQYTMLCASSLAQKAAIEALNRAGMEVNEMVGEYRRRRNFIVNAFAEMGLECHRPLGAFYAFPSVAKFKLTAKEFALKLLAEEKVAVVPGTAFGECGEGFVRCAYATSLTNIKEAMTRLRRFTAKL, encoded by the coding sequence ATGAACGGCTCTCAGTCACTCCTTAATCGCATCAATCCGGTCGTCCGCGACATTCCGCGCTCCGGCATCCGCGACTTCTTCGACATCGTTTCGACGATGAAAGACGTCATCAGCCTGGGCATTGGCGAACCGGATTTTGATACGCCCTGGTCCGTGCGCGAAGCCACCATCTTTGCGGTGGAACGCGGCGCGACGCATTATTCGAGCAACCTGGGTTATTTGGAACTGCGCCAGGCGTTGGCCAGATACGTTGCGAAACATTTCGGCGCGGAATACAACCCCGACAATGAAGTCCTGGTCACCGTGGGCGTGAGCGAGGCGCTCGATCTCGCGTTGCGCGCGTTGCTGCGACCCGGGGACGAAGTGCTTTACCACGAACCTTGCTACGTTTCCTATCGCGCGACGATTTTGTTCGCCGGCGGCAATCCGGTAGCCGTTGCGACCCGGGCTGAAAACGGTTTCCGGCTCACGCGCGCGATGCTCGAAGCGAAATGCACGCCCAAGACCAAGGTCTTGATGCTGAATTTTCCCAACAACCCCACCGGCGCGATCATGAGCCGGGAGGACCTGGAAGACCTCGCGCAATTTGCGATCGAAAAAGACCTTATCGTCATCACGGATGAAATCTACGCCGAAATGACCTACGACACTCCGCACACGAGCCTCGTGGCCATCCCCGGTTTACGTGACCGCACGATTTTTCTGCACGGCTTCTCAAAAGCATGGGCGATGACCGGCTACCGTCTCGGTTACGCCTGCGGCCCGGCGGAGTTGATCGAAGCCATGATGAAGATCCATCAATACACCATGCTCTGCGCCTCCTCACTCGCGCAAAAAGCGGCGATTGAAGCTCTGAACCGCGCCGGGATGGAAGTCAACGAAATGGTGGGCGAATATCGGCGCCGCCGAAATTTCATCGTCAACGCCTTTGCCGAGATGGGCCTGGAATGTCATCGCCCGCTCGGCGCGTTCTATGCCTTTCCAAGCGTGGCGAAATTCAAACTGACCGCCAAGGAATTCGCCTTGAAATTACTTGCGGAGGAAAAAGTGGCCGTGGTCCCCGGCACCGCCTTTGGTGAATGTGGCGAAGGCTTCGTTCGCTGTGCTTATGCCACCAGCCTGACCAATATCAAGGAAGCCATGACGCGCCTGCGCCGTTTCACCGCGAAGCTGTAA
- a CDS encoding MBL fold metallo-hydrolase, with protein sequence MRIANLNPDSDIGASSWFVEMEDHRILLDAGMHPKREGREAIPMYRLIDRQGVEAVAISHCHHDHVGSLPLALRQFPKAHAILPKQSYFIVERVLHNSVNVMTRQREELGIKDYPLYTHDEVDELAPRFQGFRYHRGIEWAAFEKAKAGFFSPELEFYDAGHTLGSAGIMLRGQKRTLFYTGDVCFHDQTLLRAANFDGVEAEVLILETTRGDRPAATGVTRATEVDRLVAAIQKTLKRKGCVLIPAFALGRMQEILALLALLMREGKLKRQPIFISGLGRVFTEIYDLEAHRTNRNHSNLQLHEALQLVVLDPGQSERMKLSGGRIFVVSSGMMAEKTAAHDLAARMIGDERQSIFFVGYADPSTPGGRLKAARPGETFVFSPSAGRVTRQCEVLDFDLTAHANREDLLDFVGQVSPRTVLLGHGGAASRRWFAEQIRQRHPKIKVIQPAPGEFVSL encoded by the coding sequence ATGCGCATAGCCAATCTAAATCCGGACTCCGACATCGGCGCCAGTTCCTGGTTTGTCGAAATGGAGGACCATCGCATCTTGCTGGATGCCGGGATGCACCCCAAGCGCGAAGGTCGGGAGGCCATTCCCATGTATCGGTTGATTGATCGGCAGGGTGTTGAAGCCGTGGCGATTTCCCATTGTCATCACGATCACGTTGGCTCGTTGCCGCTGGCGTTGCGCCAGTTTCCCAAGGCGCACGCCATCCTGCCCAAGCAAAGCTATTTCATCGTCGAACGGGTGCTCCACAATTCCGTGAACGTGATGACGCGCCAGCGCGAGGAGTTGGGCATCAAAGATTACCCACTCTACACGCACGACGAAGTGGATGAGTTGGCGCCGCGGTTTCAAGGCTTTCGTTACCATCGGGGAATCGAATGGGCGGCTTTCGAAAAAGCCAAGGCGGGGTTTTTCTCGCCGGAACTGGAATTTTACGATGCCGGTCACACTCTGGGATCGGCGGGCATTATGTTGCGTGGACAAAAGCGAACGCTGTTCTACACCGGCGATGTTTGCTTTCATGACCAGACCCTCCTGCGTGCGGCGAATTTTGACGGCGTGGAAGCCGAGGTCCTGATCCTGGAAACCACGCGCGGCGACCGGCCGGCGGCGACCGGAGTGACACGGGCGACGGAAGTGGATCGCTTGGTGGCGGCCATCCAAAAAACTTTGAAGCGCAAGGGTTGCGTGTTGATTCCGGCGTTTGCCTTGGGGCGCATGCAGGAAATTCTGGCGTTGCTCGCCTTGCTGATGCGCGAAGGAAAGTTAAAGCGACAGCCAATTTTCATCAGCGGTTTGGGCCGGGTGTTCACCGAGATTTACGATCTCGAAGCGCATCGGACCAATCGCAATCACAGCAATCTACAGTTGCACGAGGCGTTGCAATTGGTGGTATTGGATCCGGGGCAGAGCGAGCGCATGAAGCTTTCCGGCGGCCGCATTTTTGTGGTTTCGTCCGGCATGATGGCGGAGAAAACCGCCGCGCACGATCTGGCGGCGCGCATGATCGGTGACGAACGGCAATCCATTTTCTTTGTGGGGTATGCCGACCCCAGCACGCCGGGCGGAAGATTGAAAGCAGCGCGGCCCGGTGAAACCTTTGTGTTCAGTCCCAGCGCCGGGCGCGTGACGCGACAGTGCGAAGTGCTGGACTTTGATTTGACCGCGCACGCGAATCGCGAGGATTTACTGGACTTCGTGGGGCAGGTTTCGCCCCGGACCGTATTGCTCGGGCACGGCGGCGCGGCCTCGCGGCGCTGGTTCGCGGAACAAATTCGTCAGCGACATCCCAAGATCAAGGTCATTCAGCCTGCGCCAGGAGAATTCGTCTCACTTTGA
- a CDS encoding PilT/PilU family type 4a pilus ATPase: MELFYKILKTAVDGHASDVHLKIGAPVIFRINRELIAIECPNPSEEWMNQVVATIAPAHLKKKLEEEREADFSYFVPDVGRFRTNLFQQRGQWCLAMRYVKTQVPSFEELGLLPQLKQIAESPRGIVLVAGATGSGKSTTLAAMIEHINSNFKRHIVTLEDPIEFVFEDNQSVIEQREVGLDTLSFNHALKHVLRQDPDIIMIGEMRDSTSFSAAMSAADTGHLVLSTLHTTNAPQSVTRVLDFFEAGEREQIRRQLAGTFQAVICQRMVPTIAGRMTPALEIMINTPTIKKLIEENRLDKLGAAIETGTDDGMLNFNQSLFQLVKDGIVSEKEALAKASNPQALEMNFKGIFLDEGRRILG, from the coding sequence ATGGAATTGTTCTACAAAATTTTGAAAACGGCCGTGGATGGCCATGCCTCGGACGTGCATCTCAAAATTGGCGCGCCGGTGATTTTTCGGATCAATCGGGAATTGATTGCGATTGAATGTCCCAATCCCTCGGAAGAATGGATGAACCAGGTGGTGGCCACCATCGCGCCGGCGCACCTGAAAAAGAAATTGGAAGAGGAGCGGGAGGCAGACTTCTCCTATTTCGTGCCGGACGTGGGCCGCTTCCGCACCAACCTGTTCCAGCAACGGGGCCAGTGGTGTCTGGCCATGCGTTACGTCAAAACGCAGGTGCCGAGCTTCGAGGAACTTGGTTTGCTGCCGCAGCTCAAGCAGATCGCGGAATCGCCGCGCGGCATTGTGCTCGTCGCCGGCGCCACCGGCAGCGGCAAGTCCACCACGCTGGCGGCCATGATCGAGCACATCAACAGCAATTTCAAACGCCATATCGTCACGCTCGAAGACCCGATTGAATTTGTCTTTGAAGACAACCAATCCGTGATCGAACAGCGCGAGGTGGGGCTTGATACGCTTTCCTTCAACCACGCGCTCAAGCACGTGCTGCGGCAGGACCCGGACATCATCATGATCGGGGAAATGCGTGATAGCACCAGCTTCTCCGCCGCGATGAGCGCCGCCGATACTGGTCACCTGGTGCTTTCGACGTTACACACCACCAACGCGCCGCAATCCGTCACGCGCGTGCTGGATTTCTTTGAAGCTGGCGAACGCGAACAAATCCGTCGCCAACTCGCCGGCACCTTTCAGGCGGTGATTTGCCAACGCATGGTGCCGACCATCGCGGGTCGCATGACTCCCGCGTTGGAAATCATGATCAACACGCCCACGATCAAGAAATTGATCGAGGAAAATCGCCTCGATAAATTGGGCGCCGCCATCGAAACCGGCACTGACGACGGGATGCTGAATTTCAATCAATCCCTGTTCCAGCTCGTCAAGGACGGGATTGTTTCCGAAAAGGAAGCGCTGGCCAAAGCCTCGAATCCGCAGGCGTTGGAAATGAATTTCAAGGGCATCTTCCTCGACGAAGGCCGCCGCATTCTGGGTTAA
- the guaA gene encoding glutamine-hydrolyzing GMP synthase, translated as MTEQIVILDFGSQYTQVIARRIRECNVYSTILPYDTPTAEIMRLKPSGLILSGGPSSVYAKNAPKPDRRIFDLDVPVLGICFGMQLLAHFLGGQVEPGRKREYGKSALTVRDPRCQLFARLPKTLQVWNSHGDKLTQLPRGFKAVAVTANSEFAAIEHRDRKFFGLQFHPEVAHTPRGKDILANFVHRVCGCGKSWTMRNYLEQAVEEIRAQVGRERVILGLSGGVDSSVAAALLHRAIGDQLTCIFVNNGVLRAREAEVVRQVFGKHFHVKLQYEDASKIFLARLKGVTDPEKKRKIIGRTFIEVFEAATKRAGRAKFLAQGTLYPDVIESVPIAGNPAALIKSHHNVGGLPKRMKFQLVEPLKCLFKDEVRLLGEELGVPKEIVWRQPFPGPGLAVRILGEVTPARCEILRNADAIVVEEMKASGLYYKIWQSFAVLLPVRSVGVMGDERTYDFTIAIRAVESQDGMTADWVKLPYNLLEKLASRIINEVKGVNRCVFDITSKPPGTIEWE; from the coding sequence ATGACTGAACAAATCGTTATCCTCGACTTTGGCTCGCAATACACGCAGGTCATTGCGCGACGCATCCGCGAGTGCAACGTCTATTCCACCATCCTGCCCTACGACACGCCGACGGCGGAAATCATGCGGTTGAAACCCAGCGGCCTCATCCTGTCCGGCGGCCCTTCAAGTGTCTATGCGAAGAACGCGCCGAAACCGGATCGCAGAATTTTCGATCTGGACGTGCCGGTGCTCGGCATTTGTTTCGGCATGCAGCTCCTCGCGCATTTCCTGGGCGGCCAGGTAGAGCCGGGGCGCAAACGGGAATACGGCAAAAGCGCCCTCACCGTACGCGATCCGCGCTGCCAGTTGTTCGCGCGACTGCCGAAAACTTTGCAGGTGTGGAATTCGCACGGCGACAAGCTCACCCAACTTCCGCGCGGCTTCAAAGCCGTGGCGGTCACGGCCAACTCGGAGTTCGCCGCCATCGAACATCGCGACCGAAAGTTCTTCGGTCTGCAATTTCATCCCGAGGTCGCGCACACCCCGCGCGGCAAGGACATCCTCGCCAACTTTGTGCATCGCGTTTGCGGTTGCGGCAAATCCTGGACGATGCGCAATTACCTCGAACAGGCCGTGGAAGAAATTCGGGCCCAAGTCGGCAGGGAACGGGTCATTTTGGGTTTAAGCGGTGGCGTGGACTCGAGCGTGGCGGCGGCGCTCCTGCACCGGGCGATTGGTGATCAACTGACCTGCATCTTTGTCAACAATGGCGTGCTGCGCGCGCGTGAAGCCGAGGTCGTGCGACAGGTGTTTGGCAAACATTTCCACGTCAAACTGCAATACGAAGACGCATCCAAAATCTTTCTCGCCCGACTCAAAGGTGTGACGGACCCGGAAAAGAAGCGGAAAATTATCGGTCGGACGTTCATTGAAGTTTTCGAGGCCGCAACCAAACGCGCGGGCCGCGCCAAGTTTCTGGCCCAAGGCACGCTGTATCCCGACGTCATTGAATCCGTGCCCATCGCGGGCAATCCCGCCGCGCTCATCAAGAGCCATCACAACGTCGGCGGGTTGCCGAAGCGGATGAAATTTCAACTCGTCGAACCGCTGAAATGCCTGTTCAAGGATGAAGTGCGTCTGCTGGGTGAAGAACTCGGCGTGCCCAAAGAAATCGTCTGGCGACAACCCTTCCCCGGACCGGGCCTCGCCGTGCGCATCCTCGGTGAAGTCACGCCCGCGCGTTGCGAGATTTTGCGCAACGCCGACGCCATCGTGGTCGAGGAAATGAAAGCCAGCGGGCTTTACTACAAAATCTGGCAGAGCTTCGCCGTGTTGCTGCCTGTGCGCAGCGTTGGCGTGATGGGCGACGAACGCACCTACGATTTCACCATTGCCATCCGCGCCGTGGAATCGCAGGACGGCATGACCGCCGACTGGGTGAAGCTGCCCTACAACCTGCTGGAAAAACTCGCCAGCCGCATCATCAACGAAGTCAAAGGCGTGAACCGCTGCGTCTTCGACATCACCAGCAAACCGCCCGGAACGATTGAGTGGGAGTAA
- a CDS encoding M20/M25/M40 family metallo-hydrolase gives MSKVVRLLAELIAIPSVNPAFLPAAHPHAGEKQVAEFIANGASRAGLAVAWQRVLPQRANVLVRLRPTGKIRQRVLLAPHLDTVNVARETQFKPVQRHGRIYGRGACDTKGSVAVMLQALLDLAAAAQRPQTTEIIFVGLVDEESGQSGSRYLAAKKFRADLAIVGEPTRLAVATAHKGSVWLEVVTHGRAAHGSTPWHGVNAIQAMAEVTQALANRYAAQLKKKSHRLLGSGTINIGTIHGGVQPNIVPDFCRVGVDRRTLPGESEAWTRQNLAAFLKAAGLAAKVGNVKLKLCPALETDPREPLVRQFLRLNRQQQAVGLNYFCDAAVLAGGGIPSVVFGPGDIAQAHTADEWITVAQLEQGRVKLLRFLKSLP, from the coding sequence ATGTCAAAAGTGGTCCGACTGCTTGCCGAGCTGATTGCCATCCCCAGCGTGAACCCCGCCTTTTTACCGGCGGCCCATCCGCACGCCGGAGAGAAACAGGTAGCCGAGTTTATCGCCAATGGCGCCAGCCGGGCCGGCTTGGCCGTTGCGTGGCAACGCGTGCTGCCGCAGCGAGCCAACGTCCTGGTGCGTTTGCGCCCGACCGGCAAAATTCGCCAGCGGGTTTTGTTGGCGCCTCATTTGGACACGGTGAACGTGGCCCGTGAAACGCAATTCAAACCCGTCCAGCGTCACGGAAGGATTTATGGTCGCGGCGCGTGCGACACCAAAGGTTCGGTGGCGGTGATGTTGCAAGCTTTACTTGATTTGGCGGCAGCGGCACAACGTCCGCAGACAACCGAAATTATTTTCGTCGGGTTGGTGGATGAGGAAAGCGGGCAAAGCGGATCGCGTTATCTGGCAGCCAAAAAATTTCGTGCCGACCTGGCCATCGTGGGCGAACCGACCCGGCTTGCGGTGGCCACCGCGCACAAGGGCAGCGTGTGGTTGGAAGTGGTGACGCACGGACGCGCCGCGCACGGCTCGACCCCCTGGCACGGCGTCAACGCCATTCAAGCCATGGCGGAAGTGACGCAAGCTTTGGCGAACCGCTACGCCGCGCAACTAAAGAAGAAAAGTCATCGGCTGTTGGGGAGCGGGACGATCAACATCGGAACAATCCACGGCGGGGTGCAACCCAACATCGTGCCCGATTTCTGCCGAGTGGGCGTGGATCGGCGCACGCTGCCGGGGGAATCCGAAGCGTGGACGCGACAAAACCTGGCGGCATTTTTGAAGGCGGCCGGCCTGGCCGCGAAGGTCGGCAACGTGAAATTAAAACTGTGTCCCGCGTTGGAAACCGATCCGCGCGAGCCGTTGGTGCGTCAGTTTTTGCGATTGAACCGTCAGCAGCAGGCCGTCGGGTTGAACTATTTTTGCGATGCCGCCGTGCTGGCCGGAGGCGGGATTCCGAGCGTGGTGTTTGGTCCCGGCGACATTGCGCAGGCGCACACCGCTGACGAATGGATCACGGTTGCGCAGCTTGAACAAGGTCGGGTGAAGCTGTTGCGCTTCCTGAAATCGCTTCCTTGA
- a CDS encoding glycosyltransferase, producing the protein MAEPSVLLLIPAYNEEARIEPVLREFGRYFRDHYPGPFQLCVVLNGCRDNTRGVIETVARDFDFITFRDFPDPIGKGGALIEGLKLAGTAEVVGYVDADGASPPQAFHDLVRRIGEADCIIGSRWLPGAVLHQAQPWLRRFTSRCFHIVVQALFWMNIKDTQCPCKVMRRDAIEKIHSNLRIADLAFDVNLIVALKRAGFTVKEVPTEWTDKIGSKVTSSLLRTSLTMFLSTVRVRLIYSPFYNWLGPLQLRPLEKWLYKKLRAPVPRRGEKP; encoded by the coding sequence GTGGCCGAACCCAGTGTGCTGTTGCTTATTCCGGCGTACAACGAGGAAGCGCGCATCGAACCGGTGCTGCGCGAATTCGGCCGTTATTTCCGCGATCACTACCCCGGCCCGTTTCAACTCTGCGTCGTGCTTAACGGTTGCCGGGATAACACGCGCGGCGTAATCGAAACCGTGGCGCGGGATTTTGACTTCATCACGTTCCGTGATTTTCCCGATCCAATCGGCAAGGGGGGCGCGCTCATTGAAGGACTGAAGCTGGCGGGCACGGCCGAAGTGGTGGGTTATGTGGATGCCGATGGCGCTTCACCACCCCAGGCGTTTCACGACCTGGTTCGGCGCATCGGCGAGGCGGACTGCATCATTGGTTCGCGTTGGCTGCCGGGCGCCGTGCTGCATCAGGCGCAACCCTGGCTGCGCCGCTTCACCAGCCGCTGTTTTCACATCGTCGTGCAAGCCCTCTTTTGGATGAACATCAAAGACACGCAATGCCCGTGCAAGGTGATGCGCCGCGACGCCATTGAGAAAATCCACTCGAACCTGCGCATCGCCGATCTGGCGTTTGATGTGAATTTAATCGTCGCGCTCAAGCGGGCCGGCTTTACCGTCAAAGAAGTGCCGACCGAATGGACCGATAAAATCGGATCAAAAGTCACCTCGTCGCTCTTGCGCACGTCGCTGACGATGTTTCTCTCCACCGTGCGGGTACGGCTGATTTACTCGCCGTTTTACAACTGGCTCGGCCCGCTCCAGCTCCGTCCCCTGGAAAAATGGTTGTATAAAAAATTACGCGCGCCGGTACCGCGCCGCGGCGAAAAACCGTAA